From a region of the Gloeocapsa sp. PCC 73106 genome:
- a CDS encoding PEP-CTERM sorting domain-containing protein, giving the protein MLRKISWLSVLMIFWTVTPAVAKPLDLTLAGRENYVRRGVFRLRTGPFINQEAEYTAAPFYTTAGPPRNYVVNPPSEFDSVADLTLNVNNTPAFGCSGALVGDNWVLTAAHCLTDNEGRLEVDGGTVSFDTANGTESLNISDVYPHPDWDGDFFRGNDIALLRTTTEASANLTRYSIFTGNTDNILEEISDKVGYGRSGHGRRGSVLNGGTKRAGENIYDAYSDTLLTGIGETPGVDFIPRAFLGYDFDNGTEANDAYGFFFNIDDLGLGAREVSAAPGDSGGPTFVNNQIVGVTSWGIRLSLNNGATSDVNRQINSSFGEFTFDTNVSLYQNWVNSYLQGNVLTTFNDEQIVPEPMTILGTGLVFLFMPLLKKHRI; this is encoded by the coding sequence ATGCTCAGAAAGATTTCCTGGTTATCTGTCTTAATGATCTTTTGGACTGTTACCCCTGCTGTAGCTAAACCCCTGGATCTAACTTTAGCGGGCAGAGAAAATTATGTTAGAAGGGGAGTATTCAGACTTCGCACTGGACCATTCATTAACCAAGAGGCTGAATATACCGCTGCTCCTTTTTATACTACTGCAGGTCCACCCAGGAATTATGTGGTTAACCCACCTTCTGAATTCGACTCCGTGGCTGATCTTACTCTCAACGTCAACAACACCCCCGCTTTTGGCTGTAGTGGCGCACTAGTGGGGGATAATTGGGTTTTGACCGCAGCTCATTGTCTTACGGATAATGAAGGTAGACTCGAAGTAGACGGTGGGACGGTATCTTTTGACACCGCTAATGGCACAGAATCTTTGAATATTAGCGATGTCTATCCTCACCCCGATTGGGACGGCGATTTTTTCCGAGGTAACGATATTGCTTTACTTCGCACTACTACTGAGGCTTCTGCTAATCTAACTCGCTATAGTATTTTTACCGGCAATACCGACAATATCCTAGAGGAGATATCTGATAAAGTTGGATATGGTAGATCCGGTCACGGTAGAAGGGGTAGTGTTTTAAATGGAGGCACAAAACGCGCCGGTGAAAACATCTATGACGCTTACAGCGACACCCTTTTAACGGGTATCGGGGAAACTCCCGGGGTAGATTTTATTCCTAGGGCTTTCTTGGGCTATGATTTTGATAATGGAACGGAAGCTAACGACGCCTATGGGTTTTTCTTTAATATCGATGATTTAGGGCTAGGTGCACGAGAAGTAAGTGCGGCACCAGGAGACTCGGGTGGTCCTACATTCGTTAATAATCAAATAGTTGGCGTTACTTCCTGGGGAATCAGATTATCTTTAAATAATGGCGCTACTAGTGATGTCAATCGCCAAATCAATTCTAGCTTTGGAGAGTTTACTTTTGACACCAATGTTTCCCTCTATCAAAATTGGGTTAATAGTTATCTTCAGGGTAATGTTTTGACTACTTTTAATGATGAGCAAATTGTTCCGGAACCTATGACAATTCTGGGCACAGGTTTGGTGTTTTTGTTTATGCCTTTACTGAAAAAACACAGAATTTAA
- the gnd gene encoding decarboxylating NADP(+)-dependent phosphogluconate dehydrogenase, which yields MTKRSFGVIGLAVMGENLALNVESRGFPIAVYNRTAAKTETFMAERAPGKDIKAAYSIEEFVQSLERPRQILVMVKAGQPVDAVIQELKPLLEKGDMIIDGGNSLYEDTERRTQELEATGLGFMGMGVSGGEEGALLGPSLMPGGTQSAYHELEPILTKIAAQVDDGPCVTYIGPGGAGHYVKMVHNGIEYGDMQLIAEAYDILKNVLGLSNPELHEVFSQWNQTEELNSFLIEITADIFKYVDPETDKHLIDLILDSAGQKGTGRWTVVTSLELGVSIPTIYAAVNARVMSAYKEERVAASKQLTGPAVEKYQGDVGAFVDKVRDALYCSKMCSYAQGMALLSKASQEFNYGLNLGEIARIWKGGCIIRAAFLDKIKSAFNENPGLPNLLLAPEFKQSILDRQQAWREVLMISNQQGIAIPAFSSSLDYFDSYRRDRLPQNLTQAQRDYFGAHTYERIDKPRGEFFHTDWF from the coding sequence ATGACTAAAAGAAGCTTTGGTGTCATTGGTCTAGCGGTAATGGGAGAAAATCTAGCCCTAAACGTAGAAAGTCGGGGTTTTCCCATCGCTGTTTATAATCGTACCGCGGCTAAAACAGAAACTTTTATGGCTGAGCGTGCTCCAGGAAAAGATATAAAAGCGGCCTATTCTATAGAGGAATTCGTCCAAAGCTTGGAGCGCCCACGTCAGATACTAGTAATGGTTAAAGCTGGTCAACCGGTAGACGCGGTAATTCAAGAACTCAAACCTCTTTTGGAAAAAGGGGATATGATTATCGATGGTGGTAACTCTTTGTACGAGGATACGGAAAGACGTACCCAAGAGTTAGAAGCCACAGGATTAGGGTTTATGGGTATGGGTGTTAGTGGTGGGGAAGAAGGCGCACTCCTTGGTCCCTCTTTAATGCCCGGAGGTACTCAATCTGCATATCATGAGTTAGAGCCAATCTTGACTAAAATAGCTGCTCAGGTAGACGATGGACCTTGTGTTACTTACATAGGACCAGGTGGCGCGGGTCATTACGTCAAGATGGTGCACAACGGTATTGAGTACGGGGATATGCAGTTAATCGCTGAGGCCTATGATATTCTCAAGAATGTACTGGGATTGAGTAATCCAGAACTCCACGAAGTTTTTAGCCAATGGAATCAAACAGAAGAACTCAATTCATTTTTGATCGAGATTACGGCGGATATTTTTAAATACGTTGATCCCGAGACTGACAAGCATCTGATCGATCTCATTTTAGATTCGGCGGGACAAAAAGGAACAGGACGCTGGACGGTAGTTACTTCTTTAGAATTGGGGGTTTCTATTCCTACTATTTATGCTGCGGTCAATGCGCGGGTGATGTCAGCTTATAAAGAGGAACGCGTAGCTGCGTCTAAACAACTAACGGGACCTGCAGTTGAGAAATATCAAGGCGATGTAGGAGCATTTGTTGATAAGGTCAGAGATGCTCTATATTGCTCAAAAATGTGCTCTTACGCTCAAGGAATGGCTCTATTGAGTAAAGCTTCTCAGGAGTTTAATTATGGTTTGAACTTAGGGGAAATCGCTCGTATTTGGAAAGGCGGGTGTATCATTCGAGCGGCTTTTCTCGACAAAATTAAATCAGCTTTTAATGAGAATCCTGGGCTTCCCAATCTGTTGTTAGCACCGGAGTTTAAACAGAGTATTTTAGATAGACAACAAGCGTGGCGCGAAGTACTCATGATTTCTAATCAGCAGGGGATTGCGATTCCTGCTTTTAGTTCTTCTTTGGATTATTTTGATAGTTACCGACGCGATCGCCTACCTCAAAATCTGACTCAAGCTCAACGGGATTACTTTGGCGCTCATACTTACGAGCGTATTGACAAGCCCAGAGGTGAGTTTTTCCATACTGATTGGTTCTAA
- the miaA gene encoding tRNA (adenosine(37)-N6)-dimethylallyltransferase MiaA codes for MILIVICGPTATGKSNLAIQLAKYFDSVIISADSRQVYQDFNIGTAKPSPREQQEVKHYMIDICHPSQVLTVAEYQQQTQQLLKGSEGPILLVGGTGLYIKSIVRGLKIPPVAPQPQLRSQLESLSQTELYQQLIQIDAIAARKIQPRDRVRTLRALEVYYVTGIPISAQQGEDPPLYPIVQIGLDCEGLIERITRRTETMLTQGLVAEVEHLMKKYDPELHLFKTLGYQEIKQYLKGDITLEQAKDLTIIHTRQFAKRQRTWFSAIPAITWLNANAEDLLEQSLAIIKQYGGKG; via the coding sequence ATGATTCTAATCGTGATCTGTGGACCCACGGCTACAGGGAAGTCTAACCTGGCTATACAGTTAGCTAAATACTTTGACTCAGTGATTATTAGCGCTGACTCGCGTCAAGTTTACCAAGATTTCAATATCGGTACGGCTAAACCCTCCCCCAGAGAGCAACAGGAGGTGAAGCACTATATGATTGATATCTGTCATCCCAGTCAAGTTTTGACCGTAGCGGAATATCAGCAACAAACACAACAACTACTAAAAGGTTCAGAAGGACCAATTCTTCTAGTAGGTGGTACGGGTTTATACATTAAGTCTATAGTGAGAGGTTTAAAAATTCCCCCAGTAGCACCCCAACCTCAACTGCGATCGCAACTAGAAAGTTTATCTCAAACAGAACTCTACCAACAGCTTATCCAGATAGACGCGATCGCCGCACGTAAAATTCAGCCACGCGATCGTGTACGTACCCTGAGAGCTTTAGAAGTATATTATGTAACTGGTATTCCCATTTCTGCGCAACAAGGGGAAGATCCCCCACTTTATCCTATTGTGCAAATTGGCTTAGACTGTGAAGGTTTAATTGAGCGTATCACTAGACGCACAGAAACTATGCTTACTCAGGGACTAGTTGCAGAAGTAGAACACCTTATGAAAAAATATGATCCAGAACTGCATTTATTTAAGACTCTTGGATATCAAGAAATTAAACAATATCTAAAAGGGGATATCACTTTAGAACAAGCTAAAGACCTAACTATTATACATACTCGTCAATTTGCTAAAAGACAACGCACTTGGTTTAGTGCTATTCCCGCAATAACTTGGTTAAATGCCAATGCAGAAGATTTACTAGAGCAAAGTTTAGCGATTATCAAACAATATGGGGGGAAGGGGTAA
- a CDS encoding c-type cytochrome produces MDNQIVQSKPINQGINLGVITIALLILVTIVSIYLSPISDPYIQRVLAARGDVNSGYAIFKINCAGCHGVEADGNVGPNLHAVSKRRSKARIIHQVISGETPPMPRFQPNTQEMADLLVYLEGL; encoded by the coding sequence GTGGATAATCAAATTGTCCAATCCAAACCAATTAATCAAGGAATAAATCTAGGAGTGATTACCATCGCTCTACTCATTTTAGTGACTATTGTAAGCATTTATCTTAGTCCTATATCAGATCCTTACATCCAGAGGGTATTAGCGGCCCGGGGGGATGTCAACAGTGGTTACGCTATTTTCAAGATTAATTGTGCGGGTTGTCATGGGGTTGAAGCCGATGGAAATGTAGGACCAAATCTACACGCCGTATCAAAGCGCAGATCAAAAGCGCGTATTATTCATCAAGTTATTAGTGGAGAGACTCCACCGATGCCAAGATTTCAGCCAAATACCCAAGAGATGGCTGACTTATTGGTTTATTTAGAGGGGCTTTGA
- a CDS encoding type II toxin-antitoxin system PemK/MazF family toxin, giving the protein MARFIKGDVVVVPFSFSDLTQAKRRPALVVATLQGNDLILCQITSQTVTDRYAISLENSNFSSGGLNKISNIRPNRLFTADEQIILSQVGQLKSEKLEEVIARIIAILQQ; this is encoded by the coding sequence TTGGCAAGATTTATAAAAGGTGATGTCGTAGTTGTACCATTTTCTTTCTCTGATTTAACTCAAGCCAAACGCAGACCCGCTTTAGTAGTTGCTACTTTGCAGGGAAATGACCTTATTCTTTGTCAAATTACCAGTCAAACAGTAACTGATAGATATGCTATCTCACTTGAAAACAGTAATTTTAGTTCTGGAGGATTGAACAAAATTAGCAATATTAGACCTAATCGTTTATTTACTGCGGATGAACAGATTATCCTTTCCCAAGTTGGTCAGCTAAAATCTGAAAAGCTCGAAGAAGTTATTGCTAGAATTATTGCAATCCTACAGCAGTAA
- a CDS encoding photosystem I reaction center subunit XI — MTTNMTQSLDDPQVGNLATTINASGFTKTLINNLPAYRRGLSANRRGLEVGMAHGYFLYGPFALLGPLRNTELASIAGLLAAVGLITVLTIGLSLHGAVRTEKATATLTTPQPPVDFATTEGWSEFASGFLIGGCGGAFFAYFLATTPLLQAFFNR, encoded by the coding sequence ATGACAACGAATATGACTCAATCCCTTGATGACCCTCAAGTTGGTAACTTAGCTACAACAATCAATGCCTCAGGCTTTACTAAAACATTGATTAATAATCTCCCCGCTTATCGCCGAGGACTATCCGCTAATCGTCGCGGTTTAGAGGTAGGTATGGCCCATGGCTATTTTTTATATGGTCCCTTTGCACTGCTTGGTCCCCTACGTAATACCGAATTAGCTAGTATTGCTGGTTTACTGGCCGCGGTAGGTTTAATAACTGTTCTGACGATTGGTTTATCTCTCCATGGAGCTGTACGTACAGAAAAGGCAACGGCAACTCTAACCACTCCCCAACCTCCTGTAGATTTTGCTACCACAGAAGGCTGGAGTGAATTTGCTAGTGGTTTTCTCATTGGTGGTTGTGGGGGAGCATTTTTCGCCTATTTCTTAGCAACAACTCCTCTGCTGCAAGCGTTTTTCAACAGATAA
- a CDS encoding 2Fe-2S iron-sulfur cluster-binding protein encodes MFSHHKENQVYNVTLINESMGLKKTIKVRSDEYILDAAEQQGIALPVSCRAGICINCTGRLVSGEVEQDHSFLRPKELAAGFLLTCKSYPLANCVMLTHQEDDLLDL; translated from the coding sequence ATGTTTAGTCATCACAAAGAGAATCAAGTTTATAACGTTACTCTTATTAATGAAAGTATGGGTCTGAAGAAAACGATAAAAGTTCGTAGCGATGAGTATATTCTTGATGCCGCAGAACAGCAAGGGATCGCTTTACCGGTGTCCTGTCGCGCTGGAATTTGTATCAACTGTACGGGAAGATTGGTCTCAGGAGAAGTAGAACAAGATCACTCATTTTTAAGACCCAAAGAATTAGCCGCAGGTTTTCTCTTAACCTGTAAATCTTATCCTCTTGCTAATTGTGTTATGCTCACTCATCAAGAGGATGACTTACTAGACCTCTAA
- a CDS encoding SGNH/GDSL hydrolase family protein: protein MTDGGLAEFFDDYYILGDSLTDVRNFSGIAPESPIPQFNLFFDGRFTNGLEEQGGVWTDYFTDEMDLEVASFFQGGITDGTVPIVDGINFAVGGDTTASESVSGIPNLGLNNQINQFVDLVDNNIIDNLEGDLVFNWIGANDYLIAGLNEPTTVDTPAEVQSFAEEIVGNITNSLTTLLDLGAEVVVVPNMLNLGLSPLSAGNNASETLENLTLAHNQELEISLDELQSEYPDAKIIGIDLYTFFNEIFDDFEHNDRSATETNTYGTELTPVVLDPDLFPGTFENYEAASEAAEDFLWWDSTHPTTAAHALIADYFSEIIESELIITGTSRPDSLVGANGREKISGRGGSDTISGGTGNDTIYGGRGNDLISGDEGNDSLVGDAGDDTLNGGLGNDTIKGARGNEQLFGDEGDDSLSGGSGNDTLTGASGNDTLRGSSGDDQLFGEAGNDSLTGGPGNNLLNGGLGNDTLRGGPDNDQLFGEAGNDLFIASLGNDTITGGDGQDTVKYKASSSRFRFEGTPESFTVSSRAFGVDTLTNIDFVEFRDGVFAPSDLLG from the coding sequence ATGACGGACGGCGGCTTGGCGGAGTTTTTTGATGATTACTATATTTTGGGTGACAGTCTCACCGATGTTCGTAATTTTAGTGGTATAGCTCCTGAGAGTCCTATACCACAGTTTAACCTTTTTTTCGACGGTCGCTTTACTAACGGCTTAGAAGAACAAGGAGGAGTTTGGACTGATTACTTCACCGATGAAATGGATTTGGAAGTTGCTTCATTCTTCCAGGGTGGAATAACCGATGGGACAGTACCCATCGTCGATGGCATAAATTTTGCTGTGGGTGGAGACACAACAGCTTCAGAAAGTGTGTCGGGAATTCCTAATTTGGGGTTAAATAATCAGATCAATCAATTTGTAGATTTAGTCGATAATAATATCATTGATAACCTAGAAGGAGATCTGGTTTTTAATTGGATCGGTGCCAATGATTATCTAATCGCGGGTTTAAATGAACCCACAACCGTTGACACCCCTGCAGAGGTACAAAGCTTTGCGGAAGAAATAGTGGGTAACATAACCAACTCTCTGACGACATTGTTGGACTTGGGTGCAGAGGTAGTAGTTGTACCTAATATGTTGAACCTCGGTTTAAGCCCTCTAAGTGCTGGTAACAACGCGAGTGAAACACTAGAAAACTTAACCCTCGCTCATAATCAAGAACTAGAAATCTCCCTCGATGAGCTCCAAAGCGAATATCCTGACGCTAAAATCATCGGTATTGATCTCTACACCTTTTTTAACGAAATCTTTGATGATTTTGAGCATAACGACCGAAGTGCCACAGAGACTAATACCTATGGTACCGAATTAACCCCTGTAGTGCTTGATCCTGATTTATTCCCCGGTACATTCGAGAATTACGAAGCTGCTTCAGAAGCGGCCGAAGATTTCCTCTGGTGGGATAGTACTCACCCCACTACAGCAGCCCACGCACTGATCGCCGACTACTTCTCAGAAATCATAGAATCAGAGTTGATTATCACTGGTACTAGTCGCCCTGATTCCCTTGTTGGTGCTAATGGCAGAGAAAAAATTTCAGGACGCGGTGGTAGTGACACTATTTCAGGCGGCACGGGTAACGACACGATTTATGGCGGCAGAGGTAACGATCTAATCTCTGGCGATGAAGGTAACGATTCTCTGGTGGGCGATGCTGGTGATGATACTCTAAATGGTGGTTTAGGTAATGATACCATTAAAGGCGCTCGAGGCAATGAACAACTTTTCGGCGATGAGGGCGACGATTCTCTCAGCGGCGGTTCCGGTAATGATACCCTAACGGGTGCCTCAGGCAATGATACCCTCAGAGGTAGTTCTGGCGATGATCAACTCTTCGGCGAAGCGGGTAATGACTCCCTCACAGGAGGACCAGGTAATAATCTCCTCAATGGGGGTCTTGGTAATGATACCCTCAGAGGTGGTCCCGATAATGATCAACTCTTCGGGGAAGCGGGTAATGACTTATTTATCGCTAGTTTAGGTAACGATACCATTACTGGTGGCGATGGTCAAGACACTGTTAAATATAAAGCTAGCTCCAGTCGATTTAGATTTGAGGGTACTCCTGAATCCTTTACGGTTTCAAGTCGCGCTTTTGGCGTGGATACTCTAACTAATATCGATTTTGTTGAGTTCAGAGATGGTGTGTTTGCTCCTAGCGATTTATTAGGTTAG
- the gyrB gene encoding DNA topoisomerase (ATP-hydrolyzing) subunit B, which translates to MTSSYSAEQIQVLEGLDPVRKRPGMYIGSTGPRGLHHLVYEVVDNSVDEALAGYCTHIEIELNEDGSCSVTDDGRGIPTDTHPTTGKSALETVMTVLHAGGKFGGGGYKVSGGLHGVGISVVNALSEWVEVTVWREKKVHTQRYERGIPVTELISEPHPENQQGTSVSFLPDAEIFSETREFDYNTLAGRLKELAYLNAGVKITFSDRRQTPERVEAYCYEGGIREYVTYMTREKEPLHKDIIYVSGERNDVQVEVALQWCVDAYSDNLLGFANNIRTIDGGTHLEGLKTVLTRTINTVARKRNKIKENEANLAGENVREGLTGVVSVKVPDPEFEGQTKTKLGNTEVRGIVDSLVGEVLSEYLEFNPHVADSVIDKAIQAFKAAEAARNARELVRRKSVLESSPLPGKLADCSTRDPAESEIFLVEGDSAGGSAKQGRDRRFQAILPLRGKILNIEKTDDSKIYKNNEIQSLITALGLGIKGEEFDASALRYHRIVIMTDADVDGAHIRTLLLTFFYRYQRDLVDQGYIYIACPPLYKIERGRNHYYCYSDRELQQQLATFPPNASYNIQRFKGLGEMMPAQLWETTMNPESRTLKRIEIEDAAEADRIFTVLMGDRVAPRREFIETHGSRLNLVDLDI; encoded by the coding sequence ATGACTAGTAGTTACAGTGCTGAACAAATTCAAGTGCTCGAAGGTCTCGATCCAGTACGTAAAAGACCCGGAATGTATATCGGTTCTACTGGACCTAGAGGACTACATCATTTAGTGTATGAGGTAGTAGATAATTCTGTTGATGAAGCATTGGCTGGTTATTGTACTCACATCGAGATCGAACTTAATGAAGACGGGTCTTGTTCTGTGACCGACGATGGTAGGGGTATACCCACTGATACCCATCCTACCACAGGTAAATCAGCTCTGGAAACCGTGATGACGGTATTACACGCAGGGGGTAAGTTTGGCGGTGGTGGTTACAAAGTTTCTGGAGGACTCCACGGGGTAGGTATCTCTGTAGTTAACGCTCTGTCCGAATGGGTAGAAGTGACGGTATGGCGAGAAAAAAAGGTGCATACTCAACGCTACGAAAGGGGTATACCCGTAACTGAACTGATATCTGAACCTCACCCAGAAAATCAGCAGGGGACTTCGGTTAGCTTTTTGCCAGATGCAGAGATTTTTAGTGAAACTAGGGAGTTTGATTATAATACCCTAGCGGGACGTTTAAAAGAGTTAGCTTACCTCAACGCAGGGGTTAAGATCACTTTTAGCGATCGCCGTCAAACACCTGAACGCGTAGAAGCCTATTGTTATGAAGGGGGAATCCGGGAATACGTCACCTACATGACTCGGGAAAAAGAACCTCTACACAAGGATATTATCTACGTTTCTGGGGAACGAAATGATGTACAGGTAGAAGTCGCACTACAGTGGTGTGTAGACGCATACAGCGATAATCTCTTGGGTTTTGCTAATAATATTCGCACCATCGACGGTGGAACCCATCTAGAAGGACTCAAAACCGTACTAACTCGTACAATCAATACTGTAGCTCGTAAACGCAATAAAATTAAAGAGAATGAAGCTAATTTAGCGGGAGAAAACGTCAGAGAAGGTTTAACAGGAGTTGTCTCCGTTAAGGTCCCTGATCCAGAGTTTGAGGGTCAAACTAAGACTAAATTGGGTAATACAGAGGTTAGGGGAATCGTTGACTCTCTAGTAGGTGAGGTTTTAAGCGAGTATTTAGAGTTTAATCCTCACGTAGCTGATAGTGTCATCGATAAAGCGATTCAAGCTTTTAAAGCCGCTGAGGCTGCGCGCAACGCTAGGGAATTGGTGCGACGTAAGTCGGTGTTAGAGTCTTCTCCTCTACCGGGTAAGTTGGCAGATTGTAGTACTCGAGATCCGGCGGAGTCAGAAATATTTTTAGTAGAGGGTGATAGCGCGGGGGGATCGGCAAAACAGGGACGCGATCGCCGTTTCCAAGCGATACTACCCCTAAGAGGTAAAATCCTCAACATCGAAAAAACCGATGATTCTAAAATTTATAAAAATAATGAAATTCAATCTTTAATTACGGCTTTAGGTTTGGGAATCAAAGGAGAAGAATTCGACGCTTCAGCTTTACGCTATCACCGCATTGTGATTATGACAGATGCTGACGTCGATGGCGCCCACATTCGCACTCTGTTGTTAACCTTCTTTTATCGTTATCAGCGCGATCTCGTCGACCAAGGCTATATCTATATCGCTTGTCCTCCTCTTTATAAGATTGAAAGAGGACGCAATCATTATTATTGTTACAGCGATCGCGAATTGCAACAACAACTCGCCACTTTCCCCCCTAACGCTAGCTACAATATACAACGTTTCAAAGGACTCGGAGAAATGATGCCCGCGCAATTGTGGGAAACGACCATGAATCCTGAATCTCGCACCCTCAAACGGATAGAAATAGAAGACGCGGCTGAAGCTGATCGCATTTTTACCGTCTTAATGGGCGATCGCGTTGCACCTCGCCGAGAATTTATCGAAACTCATGGTTCGCGTTTAAATCTAGTAGATTTGGACATTTAA
- a CDS encoding GNAT family N-acetyltransferase — MIKFLSAPEISDRSTYPNQHLLRFIKHGFKDDNVFARIDIISINSADYISALTLREEILRRPLGLKLSLEDIAHDEDEYHLGAFVEAQLIGNVSLKPISLEVVQLRQMAIAPNYQSQGMGGKLLKYAEQYSIARNFREIKLHARCHVQGFYTKFGYIPQGEPFIEVTIPHILMRKQLV; from the coding sequence ATGATAAAATTTTTGTCAGCCCCCGAAATAAGCGATCGCTCCACTTACCCCAATCAGCATCTTCTTAGATTTATAAAGCATGGGTTTAAAGATGATAACGTGTTTGCAAGAATAGATATTATCTCAATCAACAGCGCCGATTATATAAGTGCTTTAACCCTAAGGGAAGAAATCCTAAGGCGTCCCCTCGGGCTAAAATTAAGCTTAGAGGATATCGCTCATGATGAGGATGAATATCATTTAGGCGCTTTTGTAGAAGCACAATTAATCGGTAATGTTTCACTCAAACCCATCAGTTTGGAGGTAGTGCAGTTGAGACAAATGGCGATCGCTCCTAATTACCAAAGTCAAGGTATGGGAGGGAAATTACTTAAATATGCAGAACAATACTCAATAGCTCGCAATTTCCGAGAAATTAAGCTTCATGCGCGCTGTCATGTTCAAGGATTTTATACTAAATTCGGTTACATACCTCAAGGAGAACCCTTTATTGAAGTTACTATTCCCCATATTTTAATGAGGAAACAATTGGTTTAA